In one Pseudomonas sp. MM211 genomic region, the following are encoded:
- a CDS encoding FecR family protein, whose protein sequence is MNSPDLQDREIRQAAAEWAVRMSDSPLDENEQLALQSWLALDLRHGAALQFARHTWGDLAGLGEPVLDTPRRSPARPIAALPRRRSRRALRWLSSASLAMIVTAIGWMQGSALYLPLIADHLTASGEVRTFELPDGSQATLDARSAIRLDYTTQARRIELLAGSAIFQTAPVGKHESRPFIVDSGGGKAQALGTRFLVSRDDAEQALVGVMQHRVAVSKHGQSLILDEGQSARFDADGRIERLSLDLSRASSWQRGLLIFDQVQLQQVVTQLNRYRDGHILIAGGQLAQRRVSGVFRLDSLDAAVATLTGELQARHSDLPGLSIIY, encoded by the coding sequence GTGAATAGCCCAGACCTGCAGGATCGCGAGATTCGCCAGGCCGCTGCCGAATGGGCGGTGCGCATGAGCGACTCGCCACTCGACGAGAATGAGCAGCTGGCGCTGCAGTCCTGGCTCGCCCTCGATCTGCGTCACGGCGCCGCCCTGCAGTTCGCCCGGCATACCTGGGGCGACCTGGCAGGCCTGGGGGAGCCGGTTCTAGATACTCCGCGCCGTTCACCCGCTCGGCCGATTGCAGCGCTGCCAAGGCGTCGTAGCCGGCGTGCATTACGCTGGCTGAGCAGTGCCTCACTGGCGATGATCGTTACCGCTATCGGCTGGATGCAGGGCAGCGCTCTGTACCTGCCGCTGATCGCCGACCACCTGACCGCCAGCGGGGAAGTGCGCACCTTCGAGCTGCCCGACGGTAGCCAGGCGACGCTCGATGCGCGCAGTGCCATACGCCTCGATTACACCACCCAGGCGCGGCGTATCGAATTGCTGGCCGGCTCGGCGATTTTTCAGACGGCTCCGGTGGGCAAGCACGAATCCCGGCCATTCATCGTCGACAGCGGTGGTGGTAAGGCCCAGGCGCTAGGCACGCGTTTTCTGGTCAGTCGGGATGACGCCGAGCAGGCGCTCGTCGGTGTCATGCAGCACCGCGTGGCCGTCAGCAAACATGGCCAGAGCCTGATTCTCGACGAGGGGCAGAGCGCGCGTTTCGACGCCGATGGGCGGATCGAGCGGCTGAGCCTGGATCTGTCGCGAGCCAGCAGTTGGCAGCGCGGTCTGCTGATTTTCGATCAGGTACAGTTGCAGCAGGTGGTGACCCAGCTCAATCGCTACCGCGACGGGCACATTCTCATCGCTGGCGGCCAACTGGCGCAGCGCCGAGTCAGCGGTGTGTTCCGCCTGGATTCGCTGGACGCTGCGGTCGCCACCCTCACGGGCGAGCTGCAGGCCCGGCATAGCGATCTGCCCGGCCTCAGCATCATTTACTGA
- a CDS encoding RNA polymerase sigma factor — protein sequence MSDLDLKGLFQQHARALQSFLLRKSRDPHLAADLVQESFLRLTEQARHDHIENTPAYLYRTARNLLIDHRRQQERRKTDLVGDEVLNAVEDEVDSLEDTTERQQRMELLQRAVAELPPRTREIFHLNRIEGLTHAEVARRLEISDSSVQKHLSKALSHVMERLGASS from the coding sequence TTGTCGGATCTGGATCTCAAAGGCCTTTTCCAGCAGCACGCCAGGGCGCTGCAAAGCTTCCTGCTGCGCAAGAGCCGTGACCCGCACCTGGCCGCCGATCTGGTTCAGGAGAGTTTCCTGCGCCTGACCGAGCAAGCGCGGCACGACCACATCGAAAATACCCCAGCCTATCTCTACCGTACCGCACGCAATCTGCTGATCGACCACCGTCGCCAGCAGGAGCGGCGTAAGACCGACCTGGTGGGCGACGAGGTGCTCAATGCTGTCGAAGATGAGGTCGACAGCCTGGAAGACACGACCGAGAGGCAGCAACGTATGGAGCTGTTGCAGCGTGCAGTGGCTGAACTACCGCCGCGTACCCGCGAAATCTTTCACCTCAACCGAATCGAAGGACTGACCCACGCCGAAGTCGCCAGGCGTCTGGAAATCAGCGACAGCTCGGTGCAAAAGCACCTCTCCAAGGCGCTGTCGCATGTCATGGAGCGCCTGGGAGCCAGCTCGTGA